CTGGCTTCAAAAATCATGTAAGCAAATGGTATGCTTACACGCGTTTACATTGCTTACATCTGGCCTTCCGAAATCATGAAGCCCTTGCACTTCTTGTCGAAGCGAATCCGGCCCTCGGCCAAGCAGCTTTCCCACGGGTCGCCAAATTCCCTTGAGGTCATATGACTGTAATTCTTGTAGAAGCGCCGGTCTTTCCCCGGATATTTCTCGACCAGTGCTACGATCCTCCTCATCCTTTGCATATATCCATCCTGGCCTAGCTCCTCGGTAACCAGATACCGCAAATACTCTTTAAGCCCGTTCATCATCTCGATGGCTTGTTCCATTTTCCCCCGGCCTATGGTACCCTTGAGGTTGCCGTCTGAAATCTCCAGTAACATCGCCGTCTTCAGCAAGTATTCCTGGAGCCTCGCATAGGCAGGACTGAGACGGGGTTCGTGCTCGTCCCTCATCGCCTCTTTTTCGAGTTGCCGTTTCCAGTCGACAAAGGCAAGATAGCTTTCCTCACCGAGCTCGAATTCAATGCCCGTAATCTTGTCTATCGTCCTTCTAAGTCCTATCAAAACTTTGTTTTTCTCCGACTCTGGAACTCGCGGCGGCACGTCATACTGGAATTCCTTCTTCGTTTCCGGGACAAATAGGATCCTGGGGAGCAAACCGGCGAGGATGTCTCTCTCTTTGACTCGGTCGCGGATCCAGTGGGGAGTCGTCGCCCCCAGGATCGAGAGAAAGACCTCTTGAGCCCTGTAGCTCCTTTGCGCGCGTGAAGTCTTGAACACGTCCGGGCAGCCATAAAGTTCGGCAAGGTCCCCTTTAAGACCGCCTAGATATTCTCGTGAATCTATCTGGCTCAAAAACTCCCCGAACTCGTCGATGAAGACTGCGAGCACCGAATCTTTGCTCAATTCTTGGAGCAGGGCTTCAGGGGTGAATCGATCCGAGAAGACCCTGTCCTCATCGAAAGCGAAGGCCAGCCTCTTGGCGAGTTTGAGGCTGGTACTCTTGTGGGGCCAGGTGCTCGCCCCGACGAAGCAGACAAAGAGATTGGGATAGAGCCGGTCGTGACCCCACGAAACCCACGCCTGCCGGGCCACTGCAAGGCCGAGGACAGCCAACCCCCCAAACAGATGGTAAGTTACGGGGGCATCCGTTCCATGTTCGCAGTATGAAATCCAGTCATTGAGCCAACCGCTTCGTGGCATAAGAGCTCGCCAATTCGTCTGCATCTTTGTCTCCCGTTGACATTTCCAGCAGGGCTTGCTCGATCGCCAACGCGTCGAGCTTCGCCGCGATTTTCGCCAGCGCTTTGACGGTCCCGTCCAGGGTATCCATCACTTCACTCCATCGGCGTGCCTGCAAGGCCAGGAGCCTGACCGCCTCGCCGAGTGCGAGCAGACAGACTTCCAATCTCTCCTCACTGCTGGCCGTCCGCAAACTGTCGCTGTCCCAAGGGTTCATCGCAAAATCTCCTTCGCGATCCGTTCGGGCTCGCTTCCCACTCGGAACTGCTCCAGCCACTCATCGAAGTGGGCTCGCTTGACCAAGATCACGCCATCCAGCCGGTAGTACGGTAAGCCTTTCGTCCTCAACAGTTTGCGAAGGGTCCTCACCGACAACCCGCTGTAGGTCTTGAGATCCCGGAGTTTCATATACTCTCGAGCCACTGCCACTTAGGCTTTCCCCTCCCGCATCATGGGAACCACTTTCCGTCGTCGGATTTCGTCCAAAAAGTCCCGAATCTCCACCTGGGTGGGTTCCCGCCCGAACTCTTGCTCGAATTGCAGCCACCAGATCCCGACTGTGACCCCATGAAAAAATGCGAGTACCTCCGGTCGCTCCTTATCGATCATTGAAAAACCCCGCGCATCCTTTTCTTAAAGGATAGCAGCGGGGTTCCATGGGGTCACGGGAAGTCGTTAACTTCCACCAAAATTGTTGAATTATTTCAACGGCTTCCCTTGGTTCTCAGTTTCATCTCGTTAAGCAGCTTTCTGATCCTTTCGGTGAATTTCTCCCGAGCATGGCCGGCGTAGAGTTCGCCCCTGACTAACTTGTCTGTTTTTTGGGTATCGGGAGGGATCGGTACCTGGTCTTGCCTGACATTACAGGCCTCCATTTTGTCAACAAGCTCCGTCAGGGTCCACTCCCGAATGACATCTTGGTGCCTCAAAAGCCAAAAAACCATATTGGCGTTGTGTTGCCTTATCCCACGTCTGGCGACTCCCAGGGCCTTTTGGGTCACGTGGCCGGCCTTTGTGAAGGCGAGACCTAGTTTGTCTCTAGCCTCCTGGTCTCCCGCTCGCGCCTTGGCCTCCAAGACCTCGGCTCTTTCCCGGAAAAGGCTGAAGCAGATAAAATCCTTTATGGCCCTCTCCAGCGGGGGCAGGTCCTGGTCCCACATCTTTTGCCGATAGTCTAGATACTCGCGTTCAGAAATAGCTCCCTTTGCCTTATGGTACTCCAGAGTATGGTACTCTCTCTGGAGAGAGGGCATCTCATTGATATTGGTGCCGGCCCAGGCGTTGACCTCCTCCTGGAGATATTCGATTGCCAGTTGTCTGATGGTCTTTGTCATCCGTCTCACCCCCTAAAATTTGGGTGCGTATAGGGTGCAGATTCTGCCTCATTTCTACCCCATTTTGCCGCATTTTGCAAGCATAAGTTGTTGAAATCATTGAAATCACAAATCTTTTATCCGTCTCATAACCCAAAGGTCGGAGGTTCAAATCCTCCCCCCGCTATCGAGGATTTTGGGGAGTCGCGGTGATGCTGTGGCTCCTTTTTTTGTGGGTCTGATCAGACTATGGATCTGGCAATAGGGCTGTTCCACTGAGTTGGCAGGCAGCCCCACGGCTGGCATTGAGGATCGGGGTCAGACAGGCTCTTCTTCCTTGAAGGCCTTCCTGAAGAGTTCCAGGAAGTCGGCCTCTTCCATGTCTCGGGCGTTGTAGGGGGTCTTTGCAGTCTGATAGGTAACGGCCGCCAGATGGTCGAGATCGTTCCAAGACACGCCCGTCTTCCTCAAGGAGGGGATTCCCAGTTCTTTGACCAGCCCATAGACCCTGAACACGGCCTGGCGTGCCGCCTCCGGGGCGGGGGAGGAGTCCGTACCGCCGGCACCCATGGTCCATCCGATTCTTGCCAGGCGGTCCTGGGCTGCAGGTAGGTTGAATCCCATCACGTAGGGGAGGAATATGGCGTTTGCGACCCCGTGGGGCACATCAAAGATCCCACCCAAAACCTCTGCCATGGAGTGGACGGCCGCCACGCTCGCGTTGCCAAACGAGATTCCGGCAAGCAGGCTGCCGAGCATCATTGCGCTCCTCGCCTCGGGATCGTGACCCCTCTCAACAGCCTGGCCCAGGTATCCGGATATGAGCTCGATAGCGTGAAGAGCCAAGGCATCGCTCAATGGATTGGAGCAGAGGACCGTGTAAGCCTCGATCGCGTGGGTCAGCGCGTCTATCCCGGTGGAGGCCGTGATGGCCGGGGGTAAAGTGAAGGTCAGCTCAGGATCCACCAGGGCCACGGAGGGAGCCAGATTGGGTTTGCCCACGGTTATTTTCCTCTTTTTCGCCCCGTCGGTTATGACGGCCCGGTTGGTGACCTCACTCCCCGTCCCCGCGGTTGTGGGGATAGCGATAAGGGGTATTACGGGAGGGGGGAGTCTTCCAAATCCCTCGTAGTCACTTATGGTTCCACCGTGGCTGGCAACCGCTGCCACGCCTTTTGCCGCATCGAGACTGCTTCCCCCGCCGACGGCAACAATGGTATCCACCCCTTGCTCCACGGCTATCCCGGCCACGTGGTCGACCGTCTTGGCTCTGGGATTTTCCTCGACCCTGTCGAAGATCACGAAGGGGATGCCCCTTTTCTTGAGCAGCCCGGCCAGAGGGGAGACCAATCCAGCCTCAGAGACCCCGGGATCCGTCACGACCAGGACCCTCGTACCGTGGCACCTCAGGATTTCATCGGCGATTTTCTTGGAAATCCCCATCCCGTATTCCACCCGGGTTTGGAGAGAGAATGAGAATCCCTTGGCCAGATCCCCCAGGCCTGTTCCGATCATGGTCCCTCTGCCTCACCAACGAGATTGCCTTTCACGGGCAGCACGACTCGCTGCGAAAAAAGCCGATTCTTCCCTGTCTCAGTTCTTGGGTCGAGGAGTTTTTCTAGGATTACATGGAGTATGGGATCAGGCTGCTGCTCAACGCAAATCCCGGTAAGGTGCTGCTGGTGCATATTATCTACGAGTGGGGCATCGATGTGCCCTTCCCATCCCTTTCTAGTAGACCTCGAGTTCCTCTATGGTTCCACCACCGAACTGGGCGACCGTCTCCGCGGCGATGGCAAGTCCCTGCCTGAGATAGAGCCCTTCAATTCCAGGGACCCCGTAGGCATAGAAGAGAACGTTTTGCGTATCCCCCGTTACCCTGGTCTTCTCGTCTGGCCCCTGGCAGAGGCTACAGACGATCTCTCTCCCGTCCCTCAGCACGATTTCACCCGGCTTCGTGATCAGATCGCGCCCCCCCATACCATGGCATGTTTCTCCCTCCTCGGCCAGGTCCAAGGTCAAGGACCCGTCGAAACGGTCATGGTCTGCTACGGCAACGAGAATCCCCGCGCACATCTCCGCCATGAAGTGGGTATCCACCATCAGGTTGTATCTGGGGAATCCACTGTGGACCGTTCTCTTGAGATGGCCTGGCAGGGGACATTCAAAACCGAAGCGACTGAAGAATCGTTCGTACGTGTCGATACGTTCAGAGATCCGTGCAAGGGTCTCCCGTTTTCTCATCTTTCTCAGGAGTCTCCTCTTGTGCCTGTCGAAGCCGGTTGGGTTGACCGGATTTTCACATCCGGAAATCAAAGTCAACCCGAAGGGGACTCCTTCGTATTGGTCCAGATAAGCCGGAGAGATGGAAAAGGCTATGGACATGGCAGTTCCCAGGAAGTTCCTTTGGTGGCAGCTACAGAGAAACGGCCCTTCCGCTCTGAATGCCGGCCGTGCTCCTCCCGGCCAGCTCGAAGGCCTTCTTCACCGCTTGATGCTCGTCGGAAAGGACGACGATCTTCTCGTCGACCCTATCCCCTCTCTTCAGACTCCATGTAGCGATTCCCACGACAGGCACGTCGAGTTTATGGGCAAAGGCGATCTCAGAGAGGGTTCCGTAGCCGCCTCCGATGGCTATTATGGCGTCGCAAGACCGGACAAGGATGATGTTTCTGCCCTCCCCCATCCCGGTGACCACGGAAAAGGAGAGGTAGGGGTTTGCCTCCCGCCGCTCTGTGCCTGGAAGGATTCCGATGGCGGTCCCCTTTGCGGAGGCCGCCCCGCGAGCGGCTGCTTCCATGACTCCGCCCATGCCGCCGCATACAAGCACCCCTCCATTCTCTGCGATCAGCCTGCCAACCCTCTCGGCAGCCTTCCTGTTTTTTTCGTTGCAGATCCTCTCTCCGATCACACCGATATAGAGAATCATGGCTAGCCCGTGCGGGGTTTTGAGAGGTTTCAATCCCTGATAGAACAAATCCGCCCTTGCA
The window above is part of the Deltaproteobacteria bacterium genome. Proteins encoded here:
- a CDS encoding DUF3987 domain-containing protein codes for the protein MPRSGWLNDWISYCEHGTDAPVTYHLFGGLAVLGLAVARQAWVSWGHDRLYPNLFVCFVGASTWPHKSTSLKLAKRLAFAFDEDRVFSDRFTPEALLQELSKDSVLAVFIDEFGEFLSQIDSREYLGGLKGDLAELYGCPDVFKTSRAQRSYRAQEVFLSILGATTPHWIRDRVKERDILAGLLPRILFVPETKKEFQYDVPPRVPESEKNKVLIGLRRTIDKITGIEFELGEESYLAFVDWKRQLEKEAMRDEHEPRLSPAYARLQEYLLKTAMLLEISDGNLKGTIGRGKMEQAIEMMNGLKEYLRYLVTEELGQDGYMQRMRRIVALVEKYPGKDRRFYKNYSHMTSREFGDPWESCLAEGRIRFDKKCKGFMISEGQM
- a CDS encoding helix-turn-helix domain-containing protein, with translation MAVAREYMKLRDLKTYSGLSVRTLRKLLRTKGLPYYRLDGVILVKRAHFDEWLEQFRVGSEPERIAKEILR
- a CDS encoding iron-containing alcohol dehydrogenase, encoding MIGTGLGDLAKGFSFSLQTRVEYGMGISKKIADEILRCHGTRVLVVTDPGVSEAGLVSPLAGLLKKRGIPFVIFDRVEENPRAKTVDHVAGIAVEQGVDTIVAVGGGSSLDAAKGVAAVASHGGTISDYEGFGRLPPPVIPLIAIPTTAGTGSEVTNRAVITDGAKKRKITVGKPNLAPSVALVDPELTFTLPPAITASTGIDALTHAIEAYTVLCSNPLSDALALHAIELISGYLGQAVERGHDPEARSAMMLGSLLAGISFGNASVAAVHSMAEVLGGIFDVPHGVANAIFLPYVMGFNLPAAQDRLARIGWTMGAGGTDSSPAPEAARQAVFRVYGLVKELGIPSLRKTGVSWNDLDHLAAVTYQTAKTPYNARDMEEADFLELFRKAFKEEEPV
- a CDS encoding TIGR00725 family protein, encoding MILYIGVIGERICNEKNRKAAERVGRLIAENGGVLVCGGMGGVMEAAARGAASAKGTAIGILPGTERREANPYLSFSVVTGMGEGRNIILVRSCDAIIAIGGGYGTLSEIAFAHKLDVPVVGIATWSLKRGDRVDEKIVVLSDEHQAVKKAFELAGRSTAGIQSGRAVSL